A genomic window from Nicotiana sylvestris chromosome 11, ASM39365v2, whole genome shotgun sequence includes:
- the LOC104216155 gene encoding glucan endo-1,3-beta-glucosidase, acidic-like: MANLFMFLIVGMVMTYLQIIEAQPIGVCYGRNGNNLPSAQDVVNLYKANGITNMRVYDPIAETLTALKGSNIEIILDIPNDNLQALTDPNAATNWVNANIVAYSPDVKFKYINVGNEISPANSATSKFAPFLLPALQNVQQAITKFQLQVKVSTAIETGILTNTYPPSQSVFRDDISSFINPLIGFLKQNNLPVLANIYPYFGYLGDPAHVPLPYALFTQQNPDPSGYRNLFDAMLDATYYAVEKAGGENLPIVVSESGWPSDGGDGASIDNAGIYYTNLISHVKSGAGTPHKPGTPIEIYLFAMFDENIKIGAETEKYFGVFHPDKTPKYNLSF, from the exons ATGGCTAACTTGTTCATGTTTCTTATTGTTGGTATGGTAATGACATACCTTCAAATAATAG AGGCACAACCTATTGGAGTATGTTATGGAAGAAATGGTAACAACTTACCATCAGCACAAGATGTTGTAAATCTTTATAAAGCTAATGGCATAACAAATATGAGAGTTTATGATCCAATTGCTGAAACACTCACTGCTCTTAAGGGAAGTAACATTGAAATAATTCTTGATATTCCTAATGATAATCTTCAAGCTTTAACAGATCCAAATGCAGCTACAAATTGGGTTAATGCAAATATTGTGGCTTATTCACCAGATGTTAAGTTCAAATATATAAATGTTGGAAATGAAATATCCCCTGCTAATAGTGCAACATCTAAATTTGCTCCCTTTCTTCTCCCTGCGTTGCAAAACGTGCAACAGGCGATAACGAAATTTCAACTTCAGGTTAAGGTCTCAACGGCAATAGAGACAGGGATTTTGACGAACACATATCCACCTTCTCAGTCAGTATTTAGGGACGATATAAGTAGTTTTATTAACCCACTTATCGGGTTCTTGAAACAGAATAACTTGCCTGTCTTAGCAAATATTTATCCGTATTTTGGTTATCTTGGTGACCCTGCTCATGTGCCACTCCCTTATGCACTATTTACACAACAAAATCCCGATCCATCGGGCTATCGTAATCTTTTCGACGCTATGTTGGATGCAACATATTATGCAGTTGAGAAAGCTGGCGGAGAAAACTTGCCAATTGTTGTTTCGGAAAGTGGATGGCCATCAGATGGTGGAGATGGAGCAAGTATAGATAATGCTGGAATTTATTACACTAATTTGATTAGTCATGTGAAGTCAGGTGCAGGAACTCCACACAAGCCCGGAACTCCTATAGAAATTTATTTGTTTGCTATGTTTGATGAAAATATTAAGATCGGGGCCGAAACTGAGAAGTATTTTGGAGTTTTCCATCCCGATAAAACTCCGAAGTATAATCTTAGCTTCTAG